Proteins found in one Littorina saxatilis isolate snail1 unplaced genomic scaffold, US_GU_Lsax_2.0 scaffold_614, whole genome shotgun sequence genomic segment:
- the LOC138956560 gene encoding steroid 17-alpha-hydroxylase/17,20 lyase-like produces the protein METVSDPGYSAHVAVLLGVIAVTLAYLRFTKSTSSKKLAPGPRGLDALRGMVSALREGSLNRQAEQWSRQYGPLVLCRSAVGDLCVLNSPRLVREMYAGKDLEHLTNNRPMTFTGWFALFDFKDVITSSPQYRPEWSKMRKMFHQAIKFYGDGVERMESRVQEELHRLVTELEADCGKDVDINHVISASIMRIVLTLMTGEHPVPSLVAAAKQFDDTINEIFSPITDTLLTACPWLRHLPLLPYHKLCRDVIQARDALMERLFTQSKASRVRGEPRGIADILLDEQDKGDNQWMTDDHVRGLLTNTVAAASVTSTQTLKALFLYLTHNPEVVRRIQKDLDTKLGERTPRIQDRGDLPYVEAVVLETLRLASPVSMGLPHLTTDDVTLDGYTIPKGATVFANTLVFHRDPEIYPDPEAFKPERFLDDAGQLLPANHPLRQSMIAFGVGKRSCVGESFARSRVFLYVTTLLQHFDVLPPTQHELLPVTRSSWKNGIVLELKPYHVVFRLRAHTHRDG, from the exons ATGGAGACGGTTTCTGACCCAGGTTACAGTGCGCATGTGGCCGTGTTGCTCGGAGTTATCGCTGTTACCCTGGCGTACCTCAGGTTCACTAAATCCACCAGCTCCAAAAAGCTGGCGCCGGGGCCGCGCGGTCTGGACGCGCTGCGTGGCATGGTGAGCGCACTGCGGGAAGGCAGTCTCAACAGACAGGCCGAGCAGTGGAGCCGCCAGTACGGACCGCTCGTGCTGTGTCGTAGCGCTGTCGGGGACCTGTGTGTGCTCAACTCGCCGCGCCTCGTCAGGGAGATGTACGCGGGCAAGGACTTGGAGCACCTCACCAACAACAGGCCCATGACCTTTACAGGGTGGTTTGCTTTGTTTGACTTCAAGGACGTCATTACCAGCAGTCCGCAGTACAGGCCGGAGTGGTCCAAGATGAGGAAGATGTTCCATCAGGCCATCAAG TTCTACGGGGACGGGGTGGAGAGGATGGAGAGCAGAGTGCAGGAAGAGTTACACCGCCTGGTGACAGAGCTAGAGGCAGACTGCGGGAAGGATGTAGACATCAATCACGTGATCTCCGCTTCCATCATGCGCATCGTCCTCACACTG ATGACAGGCGAACATCCAGTCCCCAGCCTGGTGGCGGCGGCCAAACAGTTCGATGACACGATCAATGAAATCTTCAGCCCCATTACGGACACCCTGCTGACCGCCTGCCCCTGGCTGCGTCACCTCCCCCTCCTACCCTACCACAAGCTCTGTCGTGACGTCATCCAGGCCCGGGACGCATTGATGGAGAGGCTGTTCACCCAGTCCAAG GCTAGCCGAGTGAGAGGCGAACCGCGGGGCATTGCGGACATTCTGCTGGACGAGcaggacaagggagacaaccagtGGATGACTGACGACCACGTCCGCGGTCTTCTCACAAACACCGTTGcagcag CCTCCGTCACCTCCACACAGACGCTGAAAGCGCTGTTCCTCTACCTGACCCATAACCCGGAAGTCGTCCGCAGGATCCAGAAGGACCTTGACACCAAACTCGGGGAGCGAACTCCACGGATACAAGACAGGGGTGATCTCCCTTACGTGGAGGCGGTTGTCCTGGAAACGCTGCGTCTTGCTTCCCCTGTGTCCATGGGACTGCCCCATCTGACCACTGATGACGTCACATTGGACGGCTACACCATACCCAAGGGAGCCACG gTGTTTGCAAATACTCTAGTTTTCCATCGTGACCCTGAAATTTATCCTGACCCGGAAGCATTCAAACCCGAACGTTTCCTTGACGACGCAGGTCAACTACTGCCTGCCAATCATCCCTTGAGACAGAG taTGATCGCTTTCGGTGTGGGAAAGAGGAGCTGCGTCGGAGAGAGTTTCGCCAGGTCACGTGTCTTTCTCTACGTCACCACGCTCTTACAGCACTTTGACGTCCTCCCGCCGACACAGCACGAGCTACTTCCGGTCACGCGCAGCTCGTGGAAGAATGGGATCGTGCTGGAGTTGAAGCCTTACCACGTGGTCTTCAGGctccgggcacacacacacag GGATGGCTAG